A window of the Lolium perenne isolate Kyuss_39 chromosome 7, Kyuss_2.0, whole genome shotgun sequence genome harbors these coding sequences:
- the LOC127301680 gene encoding ATP-dependent 6-phosphofructokinase 5, chloroplastic: MAAALKTSGTFCNTLQQWLHPTRDQFLYGYSHSNTKECKSKNTKRPVPLCVKATSTKAELDFSDPSWKQKFQKDWDERFNLPHITDIYDLKPRTTTFSLNKKRTPTRDESSTPMDMWNGYVNNDDRALMKVINYSSPTSAGAECIDPDCSWVEQWVHRAGPRKDIYYEPVEVKAAIVTCGGLCPGLNDVIRQVVFTLETYGVKNIVGIPFGYRGFFEKGLKEMPLSRRIVENINLAGGSFLGVSRGGAKTSEIVDSIQARRIDMLFVLGGNGTHAGANAIHDECRKRKLKVSVVAVPKTIDNDIPLMDKTFGFDTAVEEAQRAVNSAYIEARSAYHGIGLVKLMGRSSGFIAMHASLSSGQVDVCLIPEVPFTLDGECGVLQHLEHLLKTKGFCVVCVAEAAGQELLQNSGATDASGNLILSDIGVHMQQKIKMHFKGIGVHADVKYIDPTYMVRACRANASDAILCTVLGQNAVHAAFAGFSGITSCICNNHYVYLPITEVITAPKRVNPNSRMLHRCLTSTGQPDFH, translated from the exons ATGGCTGCTGCTTTAAAGACAAGTGGCACATTTTGTAATACACTGCAGCAGTGGCTGCATCCGACAAGGGATCAGTTTTTATATGGTTATTCTCATTCAAATACCAAAGAATGTAAAAGCAAGAATACAAAAAGGCCTGTTCCATTATGTGTTAAAGCTACTTCCACGAAAGCGGAGCTAGATTTCAGTGATCCATCTTGGAAACAGAAGTTTCAGAAAGACTGGGATGAGCGTTTTAATCTGCCACATATTACTGATATATATGACTTGAAACCAAGGACAACTACATTCTCACTCAATAAAAAAAG AACTCCTACACGTGACGAAAGTAGTACACCTATGGACATGTGGAATGGTTACGTGAACAATGATGACCGAGCACTTATGAAG GTGATAAATTATTCCTCCCCTACTTCTGCTGGAGCTGAGTGCATTGATCCTGATTGTAGCTGGGTGGAGCAATG GGTGCATCGTGCAGGACCTCGTAAAGACATATACTATGAGCCAGTGGAAGTAAAAGCTGCTATAGTTACTTGTGGAGGTCTCTGCCCTGGTTTGAATGATGTCATCAGACAG GTAGTATTCACCTTAGAGACATATGGAGTTAAGAATATTGTTGGAATTCCATTTGGTTATCGTGGGTTTTTTGAGAAGGGCCTAAAAGAAATGCCT CTTTCACGTCGTATAGTGGAGAATATTAATCTTGCTGGTGGAAGTTTTCTAGGAGTCTCCCGTGGAGGAGCTAAAACTAGTGAGATTGTAGATAGTATACAG GCCAGAAGAATTGATATGCTTTTTGTGCTTGGTGGAAATGGTACCCATGCAGGAGCGAATGCTATACATGATGAG TGCCGTAAGAGAAAGCTAAAAGTTTCAGTTGTAGCAGTTCCAAAGACCATTGACAATGATATACCTTTGATGGATAAAACATTTGGTTTTGATACAGCTGTTGAAGAAGCTCAACGGGCCGTTAACTCCGCCTATATAGAG GCACGTAGTGCATACCATGGTATTGGTTTGGTCAAATTAATGGGAAGAAGCAGCGGCTTCATTGCaatgcatgcttccctttcaaGTGGGCAGGTTGATGTCTGCTTAATACCAGAG GTCCCTTTCACACTAGATGGAGAATGTGGTGTCTTACAGCACCTTGAGCATTTATTGAAGACCAAGGGATTCTGTGTGGTTTGTGTTGCGGAAGCTGCAGGACAA GAATTATTGCAAAACTCAGGTGCAACTGATGCATCAGGGAATTTAATACTTAGTGACATTGGTGTTCACATGCAACAAAAG ATTAAGATGCATTTCAAGGGCATCGGCGTTCATGCTGATGTAAAATACATTGATCCAACGTACATGGTACGGGCATGTCGTGCCAATGCATCTGATGCAATTTTGTGCACCGTACTTGGACAAAACGCT GTCCATGCAGCATTTGCTGGCTTCAGTGGTATCACCTCCTGCATCTGCAACAATCACTATGTCTACCTTCCGATCACAGAAGTCATAACAGCACCGAAGCGTGTGAACCCTAACAGCAGGATGTTACATCGTTGCCTCACGTCCACAGGCCAGCCAGACTTCCACTGA